AATGTCTGTAACCCCTCATATATGGAGAGTGAAAAGGACCTAAAACTCTCAATGACAATCCTAACATAAAAAGATACATATTGTCATTTATGAAAACTATGTATCATGGCTTTGGTATCTCTTTtgatattatataatttttttaatgaggtctaaaagtaaggttttaaaaagtAAAGGGTGTACAAGTCAACCGGACAAACTTCAAGGGGTTTAAAAGTGAGGTTTTAAAAGTTTATAGaaatgattattatttttttattttattttatttatcttatCTAATTTTCTAATGAGACTTTAACTACAATTAcatgagagaaagagggaattaaaGTTGGGGATCGGGGAGGGGTAGGGGGGAGGGATTGCCTTATTGCATAAGGTGAAAACATGAGAGTCAAATGAACCCATGACCTCTTAGGAGTCTACATTCTATTGACAATGCACCAACTAACTGAGTGTCAATGACGTCTATACAACCATTCTCGATATAGGATGGGATCTAGAGAAGACATTATTTCTactcattttcttttaatttcgatgctttattttttaatgtttgaaagaaaaaataacctTAGTCATAAGTTGACTAAAGGATCTTAAACATGAAAGTGGTTCAATTCATAAAGTTACTTGAATGATTAAGCGAGCCAATGTAAATTTGAGTTAAGGAAAGATTATTTTTgacagtttttttgttttgtttaaagAATCTGTGTAACTGCAGACAATTGAGTTGCTCTGTTGGTTGGTTAGTGGTTGTCTCGTAGCAGGCTTTGGGCGTTGGTCTTGTTTTCAAGACCTCCCCACCGCATTTGCAGTGCTAATTGGCATTgcccatcttgaattccaacCCCTACCTCTGCACACCTCACCACCCCAAAGCCACCTTCGTGGGATGCCAACCTAATGGTTTTTGGGCCATCGTTAGAAATTGACCaatcctccaaaaaataaataaattcttcACCCGGAGagatataaaattttaaaaatgatttaaaattCAAGGGACATTGTTTTCTGTGCCATAACACAACTtacgtccagacacatgggcagcctatgcagggggtagggtgatcattgaaaacattctcccaaaattcaatgggaaaaagattgcaTCACGGAGGGTAAACAGATCGATATACGCAACGGATTAATATGAACCGTTGATTAAGTATTATAAGATCCTAACCGTTCAGGATGCTGACCCCATAACCGGTTAAGAGTTTTCCTGAACCGGTTAATGGagcagatttaaaaaaaaaaaaaaaaacttatgaaAAAGCGAATGGTCTTCTTCGTTGGGGGAAACCCTTTTTCCGGCGAACTCCATAACCTTCTCTCTCCGAGCACTGCTACCCTGCTtcccatcctctctctctctctctctgtttccttAACCGGTTAATGGAGcagatttaaaaaaaactttCTGAAAAAGCGAATGGTCTTCTTCGTTGGGGGAAACCCTTTTTCCGGCCAACCCCATAACCTTCTCTCTCCGAGCACTACTACCCTgcttcccatctctctctctctctctctctctctctctctgtttccttAACCGGTTAATGGagcaaatttaaaaaaaaaaacaaaaaaaaaacttaaaaacttctGAAAGAGCGAATGGCCTTCTTCGTTGGGGGAAACCCTTTTCCGGCCAACCCCATAACCTTCTCTCTCCGAGCACTACTACCCTGCTTCCCATccgagctctctctctctctctctctgtttctctttcccTGTCTTtttatctctgtctctctctccaacGCCGCTGCAACCTTCCCCATTACCCCCGCCGAGTGTTCAATCCCCCTCTCCTACAGACTGCAAACCCGCTCCACCTCCTCTGTTTTCCCGCAACCCGCCACCGCTGCTATTTTTCCCACAACCCCAAACCCCACCTGCGACACCCCCTGACCTCTGTTTTTCCCTGGAACCCCAACCCCACCCATTAGAGCTTCTGCAGCACCTGAAGATATCAAAAGCTGCTCATTGTCGGATTTCtactagaaagaagaagaaatggaagagTCATCCTGCAAAGACCCACTTCAGTAGTTTGGGTTCTGGAACAAGTTCTTCCTCTgcatgttctttcttcttcaactaCCCACAGAGGCCAAGGGGTGTTGCAGGTGGGGTTTGGAGTTGCGGGAAAAATAGCAACGGTGGTTGGGATTCCAGGGAAAAACAAAGGCCAAGGGGTGTCGCAAGTTTGTCCTAACCTGGGTTTACGatcggaggaggaggaggaggaggagttcGCCGGAGATAACACAGATGACCATAGACGGACTTCAGGGTAGTAACCGGCTATGGGAGGTAACAGCCAATTAACGTTAAGGATAAgtttattatattaaaaaaaaacgatTGATTTAGAAAATATCAACGGCTTACCTTAATTCGTTGCGTTTAACGCTGCGTATAATGAAAATAAAGTCACCCAAATTCAATTAGCAACTTTAGTGCAAGTTCATACCAAAGGAATCCTACAATATTTAGCTCAAAAAAGGTCACCCATAAGAGGAAAGGCCTCAATATCTAATAATTGATTTGAACAAAGATGACGAGTCAATATACTAAGCTTTTTGTCTCTTCCTCTCAAGAAAactaagagaaagagagagagagagagcaattcGGATCCTCTGCCGCTTTCCGTGTAGCAGGGATGCAGTCTCACATAGGCAAAAGCGAAATGACTGCACGGATAAACAGCAGCAGAGGTTCACGATCCGAGAGAGATAGagcgaaagagagagagatgaatcaATTTAACACAATGGAGCTAGTTAAAGTCCAAATTAATAGTCAATGCCAAGAACAGAGAAGCCTACGTACACTTTTACCGGAGTCCAAATCTTCTCCAATGAGGTTTAATCATCAAAATCGATCTCACACCGTTCATGAGATGAGGTCTATACATCGATTCAATCTCGCTgcaccatccatggggtgtgaTCGATGGACTCTCTTTTGATTAACGTCGTTGGAGGGGAACTATTCTCCTTCCAACGCGCCAGACGACGTAGCCCACGCAGCCAGTGCAAACAGGTCATCATCATCACATTCACAGAATTCTtgtccacacccacacacacacctcCTCTGTTTCACCGTCTCCATCGTTGCAGGGATTCGAACCTTCATCTGTACATGCAGTGAAGGTGGGGTGAGGTCTTTAAGAACAGGACTATTATTACTGCTCGTGGCTACCGTGTTAATCCATGTGTCAATTGCCAACTCGGACGATTCCAACACTTCTTTCCATCGTATCTCTGCTATACCCAAGAGCTTAGATCTTCGAAATTTCCCGAGAATTGGTGTTTTATCTCTCCACCTAAGCTCGAACACCACACTTTGTTTCTTGAGTTCCTCCAAGCAATCTTTGGTTGCGGAACACTCCAACGAGAAGGACTCGTTCCAATAAGGATGACTCGTCCATGGGATCTCCCGACTGTTGAGCCGAATCGTCTCATTGTTTCCTGCGCAGAAAAAGTATCTAACAAAGAGCGTAGCAGTTGATATGGATTTAATGTTTTTTGCTTCAATGATTCTCAGTTCACAGTTAAGTGAGGAATGATCTTGCGAAGCAGCCattgcaaagagagagagagagagggagagatgccTTCGATCGATTAGAGTGCGTCTGCTGGTGCGTGGTGTGGTCCTGTGCTaaatatatatgagaaaaggttcttttaaaaataattaGGTCAAATGTTTTCTATGCCGGAGGCGTGTCCAAACACATGGGAgtaggtgaaatgaccaccttacctccTAAATGATAGACTCATGTGTCTGTACACAAGCTACATTAAGGCACAGAAAACAACTGCTGATATAAttaatgggaaaatgttctctttAGGTTGAAagttgctttccaaactaattttttttctttctgtaaaCTAACATCTTGAAGTCATAATTCAAATGGTTTGCTCCTTTGACCAGTAGTAGAGGTTCGTGGCTATAAAGGCATGATCCATGAAATTATATATAGGGTAGTGCATGTTCATCCTTTTCATCTTATTTGATTCTATCTCCGTTCTTTGTGTAGCCCATCCTTGTTCTGGAAAACGAAAGGGGTTAAATTAGTgtgtatataaaaaaaaggagaagcagttttctgtcggagagtgtggcctacgcagcactcccatgtgtctatctctcccctGTTACAAAAACAACGTCCAGAATGacgatttgtagaagaaaaacgAAATAGAAAAGAGTACACAATGCACAATACAgagattttacgtggttcacctctaatctggaagctacatccacagTTGAGCAATAGAACGAATTTCACTATGTCTCTGAAATATTACAAAAACCTCATTTTactctctcaaagagataagaacaataaataaggaaatcctaacccaaaaagtatacaaatgcccctagcccaaaaatgccaaaaaaccATGAGAGTAGAGGTGTTTTTTCATATGGTGaaaaaagagatagactcatgagaatgCTGGTGTAGGCGACACTCCTAGGCAAAGACCTTTTtccctaccaaaaaaaaaaatgatattcaATCTAAAATTTCCCTTCCCCAAAGATTTAAGACAAAATCATGCCTTCTTAGTACCCTTCTGGCCTTGTCTTTTTACAAAGAACACCAAGTCAATAAGATGTCTCACACGAGTCAACAACTGCAATATATTTCTcttaaggggtattttagaaaatactaaaacctaggagactatttatgaacccaaagggaaagtgaattattccattccttggctgctagccttgtagcaggagcATTCCTGCTATAAGTGTAGCGGTAAAATTTTTTCCAAATTGTTCTCATTTCTTCACCTCTCAAGAAATTTCTAAAAACAACGTTCtatattttgggtttttcatTGTTGTAAATCTTTGAAGAGGACAACAATGCATTAATCAGATGTCAAATTCAGGgtcttaaatttaattttatggCTCACCTTGTATTGCATCTTTTCCGTATtttaaaccaaataaaattgtCCCGAGATTTGTCTCCCACTCCCGTCGTCCTCCCACCATTTTTCATCACCTTACTTTGAGACTTGTTTGGAGTCAAAAAACTGAGCCGTACTTGAAACACAAGCAAGGGAGAGTAAGACCTACTGCGTCTTCCTGAGACTGGCCCCCAAGCCCCACCAGAATTTTACCTTCTccttttttaaataatatttttaagtAATCACATGTAGCCAGGTAAAGGGACTTGATGAGTGTCACCAAGGTTAGGGAATTGTAATCAATGTCATTGATTCCACATATTTGGATTAgtaatttggatcctctactgtcgagttgCCGGTAGGATCCTATTGTCAAGACACAGCAATGCGGTAAATGATTGCCTTATCCCCACTCGGGTAAGGCACTTGGGTAGGGATAAAGTGGTAATTTACAGCCTtgttgtgtcttggcagtagggtcctgcgATCGTATtgtcaagacacagcaaggtgataaatgaccgccttacccccactcgggtaaGGCACTTGGGGCAGGGATAAAGTGATAATTTACGACCTTATtttgtcttggcagtagggtcctgctaggcagcttggcagtagaggatcaggaTCCATATCACTTGTTAAATTTCACCATAAAACGAGCATGTTGGATATTACTTCTATTAGTTCATATATTGCATATTGGAGGTTATCAACATTATGGGATGTGCTTTGATTAAGCATCTGGAAGGGCTGTTGAACAAGGCATCAAGCGCTTAAGCATTTGAAAAGATCCTGTTACCATGGAGGAAtgactcaaaaagaaaaattttcacaaATGGCCGTAGCATgcttacacggccgtgtatgaaaacatagctttattttttgagttttttgaatcAGTTTTTTTAAATGAAGACTAGTATAGATGTAGTTAGGACAGCTCATGTAAGGTGGTGGGTTGGATGCTGATTTCTGTATTTATTATCGGTtgtaattttcttgtttttggtacTTTTGTTGATGCGGGGTCGATCTGTCCCATTTTTGTTAGGGCCCTCTGTTTCCCTCTTTAAGCCTATTTTAAAGGAGTTTTAGGtggtttcttgtttttttgtatTGTTAAATTTTCCTTTTGAGATGTTAAATACTTGTGACTCAGCTTAACGACACATCCCAATTGTATTATATTAATTtggaaaaagttttcatacacggctgtgtaagccgtgtatgtgagagggtgggagtttcaaggcattaattaatggatgggggtttatgacttttccaactctttgtgagaagGGACACGGCCGTGCATGCTTAtacggccgtgtatgaaaactttcccctattaATTTTGTGTACTTTGAAGGCtaataatataattttattgtttttgatttttttttgggtagtttAAAAAGGAATGGAGGGCAAGGGGCAAGGGAATAGGATCCAGATCCTTTCCAATGAGGGCATCACCCAATAAGCGCACAATAAGCATCCAACAGTTGGACTGTTTGAGCACACATCGAGATGTGTGATAAATAGCCCAACTGTtcgatgcctcattgggcactcgTTGAACGAtctcctcattggagaggatccggatccagGAAAT
The sequence above is a segment of the Telopea speciosissima isolate NSW1024214 ecotype Mountain lineage chromosome 7, Tspe_v1, whole genome shotgun sequence genome. Coding sequences within it:
- the LOC122667342 gene encoding uncharacterized protein LOC122667342, which produces MAASQDHSSLNCELRIIEAKNIKSISTATLFVRYFFCAGNNETIRLNSREIPWTSHPYWNESFSLECSATKDCLEELKKQSVVFELRWRDKTPILGKFRRSKLLGIAEIRWKEVLESSELAIDTWINTVATSSNNSPVLKDLTPPSLHVQMKVRIPATMETVKQRRCVCGCGQEFCECDDDDLFALAAWATSSGALEGE